The nucleotide window CGCGAAGCACACGCCCAAGAGTCGGATCCGGCAACGCCGGATCGTGCAGATGAGGGGAGTCAATCGGGTGCATTAAGTACCTCCACGCTGGGCTTGTGTCACACAATAACTCAGTGGGAGGTTTTTTCACAGACTCTCAGGCCTGTGGCACCTTTTTCCAATCGTCCAGGAACTGGGCGATGCCCTTGTCCGTCAAGGGATGCTGCGCCAGCTGTTGGATCACCTTGAAGGGGATGGTGGCGATGTCCGCGCCGATGCGGGCCGCCTCCAGCACGTGGATGGGATGGCGCACGCTGGCGACGATGATCTCCGTGTCCAGGGCGTAGGCATCGTAGATGCGGCGGATGTCAGCCACCAGGTCCATGCCCGTCTCCCCGATGTCGTCCAGGCGGCCGACGAAGGGGCTGACGAAGCTGGCTCCGGCCTTGGCCGCCATCAGCGCTTGCAGCGGCTGGAAGATGAGGGTGACGTTGGTCATCACGCCCTCGCCGCTGAAGACCTTCACGGCCTTCAGGCCCTCCACCGTCATGGGGATCTTGACGCAGACATTGGGATGCAGCTTGGCCAGCTCGCGGCCCTCGCGCACCATCCCCTCGGCGTCCAGGCTCACCACCTCGGCGTTGACCGGGCCGTCCACCAGCTGGCAGATTTCGAGGATCAGCTCCTGGAAGGGCCGCTTCTCGCGGGCGATGAGGGTGGGGTTGGTGGTGACGCCCGCCAGGATGCCGATGGCAGCCGCCTCGCGGATCTCCGCCAGATTGGCGGTGTCGATGAAGAATTTCATTCGCTCTTGACCTTCCTCTTGGTTTCGCTCGCATGTCCACCGATGGACGCGGACGGGTCGCCGGTGGCGGCCGCCCCGTCCTCCCGGCAGCTCCACCCCACAGGGCCGCCCGTGGCGAAGTCCTCGTAGACGACGCGCTCCAGATGCAGGCCCTGGGGTGGCGCCACCACGCCGCAGAGGGAGCGGTCGCCCCGCGCCAGGATCTCCGCCATCACCTCCGGACCCAGGCGGCCGCGCCCCACATCGTGCAGGGTGCCGGCCAGGCTGCGCACCATGCTGTGCAGGAAGCGGTCGCAGCGCACCCGGAAGATCAGCTCGTCGTCCCTTTCCGTCAGTTCCGCCAGTTGGAACTCGCACCAGGCGGCCGCAGGCAGCGAAGTGGCCACGCATAATCCGCGGCAGTCCCGCCGCCCCGCCAGCGGGGCCAGCGCCTCCCGCATGCGGTCGGCCTCCAGTCGGTGGCCCGTGCACCAAGCGTTCCGCCGGCGGAAAGGGTCGGCGCCCCGCACCATGCGGTAGAGGTACTGCCTGGCCCGGGC belongs to bacterium and includes:
- the fsa gene encoding fructose-6-phosphate aldolase, encoding MKFFIDTANLAEIREAAAIGILAGVTTNPTLIAREKRPFQELILEICQLVDGPVNAEVVSLDAEGMVREGRELAKLHPNVCVKIPMTVEGLKAVKVFSGEGVMTNVTLIFQPLQALMAAKAGASFVSPFVGRLDDIGETGMDLVADIRRIYDAYALDTEIIVASVRHPIHVLEAARIGADIATIPFKVIQQLAQHPLTDKGIAQFLDDWKKVPQA
- a CDS encoding tRNA pseudouridine synthase A, with translation MAYDGADFAGWQIQPGRRTVQGELGALCGRILDQPLSLTGAGRTDAGVHALASLCSFSAVTPRRAGELWHGLRRLAPVDLLVRRVDERPAGFSARFSARARQYLYRMVRGADPFRRRNAWCTGHRLEADRMREALAPLAGRRDCRGLCVATSLPAAAWCEFQLAELTERDDELIFRVRCDRFLHSMVRSLAGTLHDVGRGRLGPEVMAEILARGDRSLCGVVAPPQGLHLERVVYEDFATGGPVGWSCREDGAAATGDPSASIGGHASETKRKVKSE